A stretch of the Gymnogyps californianus isolate 813 chromosome 15, ASM1813914v2, whole genome shotgun sequence genome encodes the following:
- the MRPS34 gene encoding 28S ribosomal protein S34, mitochondrial, translated as MARKKLHRPIAAMAKKIREYRALKNRPRDSQRFALDYETMRRPLTQKRLPVRAWEDVRNENRLFALLCRLPRFGVGRTVTRKSWLWAHDEPCYWVITKVKADYTAENMDHGRAWGYLTFRGKTEEEVREIDKVMYHDWRMVPKHEEEAFKKFTPVPEETIRYLPYPPLLRAMILAQWQKEGKPITEEPVIDLEKVMASPLRRAKKKAAGTPV; from the exons ATGGCCCGCAAGAAGCTGCACCGGCCCATCGCCGCCATGGCCAAGAAGATCCGCGAGTACCGGGCGCTGAAGAACCGGCCGCGGGACTCGCAACGCTTCGCCCTGGACTACGAGACCATGCGGCGGCCCCTGACGCAGAAGCGGCTGCCGGTGCGGGCCTGGGAGGACGTGAGGAACGAGAACCGGCTCTTCGCGCTGCTCTGCCGCCTGCCGCGCTTCGGCGTGGGCCGCACCGTCACCCGCAAGTCCTGGCTGTGGGCGCACGACGAGCCCTGCTACTGGGTCATCACCAAGGTGAAGGCGGACTACACGGCCGAG aacaTGGATCATGGAAGAGCTTGGGGCTACCTGACCTTCAGAG GCAAAACCGAAGAAGAAGTGAGAGAGATCGACAAAGTCATGTACCATGACTGGCGTATGGTGCCCAAGCATGAGGAGGAGGCCTTCAAGAAATTCACCCCAGTGCCGGAGGAGACCATTCGGTACCTTCCGTACCCGCCTCTGCTCCGAGCCATGATCCTTGCGCAGTGGCAGAAGGAGGGAAAACCAATCACGGAGGAGCCAGTGATCGATCTGGAGAAGGTCATGGCCTCTCCCCTTCGGcgtgcaaagaaaaaagctgcaggGACACCAGTATAA